One genomic segment of Pseudomonadota bacterium includes these proteins:
- a CDS encoding saccharopine dehydrogenase NADP-binding domain-containing protein, with product MHTVALFGAGKIGEAISALLGSSGRYTIRVCDGSLARAQLVAKGWGACEAHQLQLSDPAALKQLLSGCSLVISALPFSCNKTVAQAAADLGIHYADLTEDVDASHFIAKLSTNSNSCFIPQCGIAPGFISIAAAHLAKLFDTLDTLKMRVGALPIYPTNRLKYNLTWSTDGLINEYCNPCEVIQDGKMLMVPPLEGYEHFSLDGDEYETFHTSGGLGTLCQTLNGKVRELNYKTIRYPGHRDLMAFLLEDLRFHDDRDTLKKILERSLSTTTQDKCMILVEATGMDGGRFRQKTYASTVYNQSIAGRHFGAIQATTAAGICGVIDLLLEGRFKGRTGLIKAEDISLTDFLNNEFGKIFRDDKALQGIS from the coding sequence ATGCACACCGTCGCACTCTTTGGAGCAGGAAAGATCGGAGAGGCCATCTCGGCTCTTCTCGGCTCGTCAGGCCGTTATACCATCAGGGTGTGCGACGGCAGCCTTGCGCGCGCGCAATTGGTTGCCAAGGGCTGGGGTGCCTGCGAAGCGCATCAACTACAGCTCTCAGATCCAGCAGCTCTAAAGCAGCTTCTTAGTGGGTGCTCTCTTGTAATCAGCGCGCTTCCATTCTCCTGCAATAAAACGGTTGCACAGGCCGCTGCCGATCTCGGTATTCATTACGCCGACCTGACCGAGGACGTTGATGCCTCGCACTTTATCGCCAAGTTATCGACTAATTCCAACTCATGCTTTATCCCACAATGTGGAATAGCACCCGGTTTTATCAGTATTGCTGCTGCGCACCTCGCTAAGCTCTTCGATACCCTCGACACCCTGAAGATGCGGGTCGGAGCGCTTCCGATCTATCCAACCAATCGCCTTAAATACAACCTGACCTGGTCAACCGACGGACTTATTAACGAGTACTGCAATCCATGCGAGGTAATTCAGGATGGAAAGATGCTCATGGTTCCGCCCCTTGAGGGATACGAACACTTCTCACTCGATGGAGATGAGTACGAGACCTTTCACACATCAGGGGGGCTTGGCACCCTCTGCCAAACCTTAAACGGGAAGGTGCGCGAGCTTAACTATAAAACCATTCGCTATCCTGGACACCGAGATCTGATGGCGTTTCTCCTAGAGGATCTGAGATTTCATGACGACCGCGACACTTTGAAAAAAATTCTGGAACGAAGCCTTTCAACCACCACTCAGGACAAGTGTATGATCCTAGTAGAGGCAACCGGCATGGATGGTGGTCGATTCCGCCAGAAGACCTATGCCAGCACCGTCTACAACCAGAGCATCGCCGGACGACACTTCGGCGCGATCCAAGCGACCACCGCTGCTGGCATCTGTGGTGTAATAGATCTCTTACTGGAGGGGCGCTTTAAAGGAAGAACTGGCCTAATCAAAGCCGAAGATATCTCCCTAACAGATTTTCTTAATAATGAATTCGGAAAGATCTTCCGCGACGATAAAGCTTTACAGGGGATCTCCTAA
- the rocD gene encoding ornithine--oxo-acid transaminase produces MYYKELIEMTETYSAQNYAPIEVVIRSGNGAWVEDVDGKRYIDLLSAYSAINFGHCNARITKVAHQQLDTLTLVSRAFYAEPVAHLCKELAQLCGMDKVLLMNSGAEAVETAVKAVRKWGYEVKGIQENHAEIVVFKNNFHGRTTTIVGFSSSVDSQRGFGPFAGGFKILEYGNASAVEEAINENTAGVIFEPILGEGGIIIPPDGFIRQLREICTRKNVLMVADEIQTGLCRTGKVFACEHEEVHPDIYILGKSLGGGIIPISCIAANRNIMQVFTPGTHGSTFGGNPFACAIAREVIAIINEEKPHEHAAEQGAYFIERLKAINSRTIKEVRGRGLMIGIDINPADGTAKDFCKKLKYEGVLCKDTRTQTIRFAPPLVISRQDLDFALDKIARVLG; encoded by the coding sequence ATGTATTACAAAGAGCTAATTGAGATGACTGAAACCTACTCGGCGCAGAACTATGCCCCGATTGAGGTAGTGATAAGATCCGGTAATGGGGCCTGGGTTGAGGATGTTGATGGTAAGCGTTACATCGATCTATTAAGTGCCTATAGCGCAATTAACTTTGGGCACTGTAATGCGCGCATTACAAAGGTGGCGCATCAACAGCTTGATACACTAACCCTTGTCAGCCGCGCCTTTTATGCCGAGCCAGTAGCCCATCTCTGTAAGGAGTTGGCGCAGCTGTGCGGCATGGATAAGGTGCTCCTCATGAACTCAGGAGCGGAGGCTGTCGAGACCGCTGTTAAAGCTGTGCGTAAGTGGGGCTACGAGGTAAAGGGCATACAAGAGAACCATGCCGAGATAGTTGTGTTTAAAAATAACTTTCACGGACGAACGACAACCATAGTTGGTTTTAGCTCCTCTGTTGATAGCCAGCGTGGGTTTGGGCCATTCGCCGGGGGGTTTAAGATCCTCGAGTACGGCAATGCGAGTGCCGTTGAGGAGGCCATAAACGAGAACACGGCGGGAGTTATCTTTGAGCCGATCCTTGGAGAGGGGGGCATTATTATTCCGCCAGACGGGTTTATTCGACAGCTTCGAGAGATCTGTACCCGTAAAAACGTCCTGATGGTAGCAGATGAGATTCAAACTGGACTATGCCGTACCGGTAAGGTTTTTGCGTGTGAGCACGAAGAGGTTCATCCGGACATCTACATCCTCGGCAAGTCGCTTGGAGGGGGAATTATCCCGATCTCCTGCATCGCAGCCAACCGCAACATTATGCAGGTCTTTACCCCTGGAACTCACGGCAGCACCTTTGGTGGGAATCCGTTTGCCTGCGCGATAGCTCGCGAGGTTATTGCGATTATAAATGAAGAGAAGCCGCACGAGCATGCAGCAGAGCAGGGTGCTTATTTTATCGAGCGACTCAAAGCTATAAACTCCCGCACTATAAAAGAGGTGCGAGGACGTGGACTAATGATCGGCATCGATATCAATCCAGCAGACGGTACTGCGAAGGATTTTTGTAAGAAGCTTAAGTACGAAGGGGTGCTTTGCAAGGATACCCGCACACAGACCATTAGATTTGCTCCGCCCCTTGTAATCTCACGCCAAGATCTTGATTTTGCGCTGGACAAGATTGCCAGGGTGTTGGGATAG
- the asnS gene encoding asparagine--tRNA ligase produces the protein MARLIAVREILEDRIPVGALELGGWIKTHRQSKRVSFIELSDGTSVGNLQLVIDPNLAGYQEVAAKLSTGASIRVSGQLILSPAKGQKYEFQVESLQLIGESDPEQFPLQKKQHSLEFLREVLHLRPRTATIGAVLRVRSAAAFAVHKFFQERGFFYINAPIISTADCEGAGEMFRVTTLDPSAPPILNGKVDYAQDFFKEPASLTVSGQLEGEVCATGLSRIYTFGPTFRAENSNTTRHLAEFWMIEPEMAFYELEDNMALAQEFVQSVIQQTLATCSSEIEFLASQEWVQPGHIENLQTVSESKFAIIDYTEAISILQGSGKVFEYPVSWGIDLQSEHERFLTDEHVRGPVIVANYPKDIKAFYMRLNQDEKTVRAMDVLVPRLGEIIGGSQREERHDVLLHKIRAMGLDEASYWWYLDLRKFGTVPHSGFGLGFERLLMYITGMQNVRDVIPFPRYPGFAKF, from the coding sequence ATGGCAAGGTTAATAGCTGTTCGAGAGATCCTTGAGGATCGTATCCCAGTGGGCGCGCTGGAGTTAGGTGGCTGGATAAAGACCCACCGCCAGTCGAAGAGGGTCTCGTTTATAGAGCTGTCTGACGGCACCTCTGTTGGAAACTTGCAGCTCGTTATAGATCCGAACCTCGCTGGATACCAGGAGGTTGCTGCCAAGCTCTCGACCGGAGCTTCAATTCGTGTTTCAGGGCAGTTAATACTCTCTCCAGCCAAGGGCCAGAAGTACGAGTTCCAGGTCGAATCCCTGCAGTTAATCGGCGAGTCTGACCCAGAGCAATTTCCACTACAAAAAAAGCAGCACTCCCTTGAATTTCTGCGCGAGGTGCTGCACCTCCGTCCACGCACAGCTACTATAGGTGCGGTGCTGCGCGTTAGGTCTGCGGCAGCCTTTGCAGTTCATAAATTCTTTCAGGAGCGCGGATTCTTTTACATTAACGCCCCTATTATCAGCACTGCGGATTGCGAAGGGGCGGGCGAGATGTTTCGCGTTACAACGCTCGATCCAAGCGCTCCTCCGATATTAAACGGCAAGGTTGATTACGCACAGGATTTCTTTAAAGAGCCAGCGAGCCTGACCGTATCGGGACAACTTGAGGGTGAGGTGTGCGCGACCGGCCTCTCAAGGATCTATACATTTGGACCGACCTTTCGCGCTGAAAATTCAAATACAACGCGCCACCTCGCTGAGTTCTGGATGATTGAGCCTGAGATGGCTTTCTATGAGCTAGAGGACAACATGGCGCTTGCACAGGAGTTCGTGCAGAGCGTGATTCAACAGACGCTAGCAACGTGCTCAAGTGAGATCGAGTTTCTGGCGAGCCAGGAGTGGGTGCAACCTGGACACATTGAAAATCTTCAGACTGTATCGGAATCAAAATTTGCTATAATTGACTATACCGAAGCTATATCTATTCTTCAGGGCAGTGGCAAGGTTTTTGAGTATCCAGTTTCGTGGGGCATAGACCTGCAGTCTGAGCACGAGCGTTTCCTAACAGACGAGCATGTGCGGGGGCCAGTTATAGTTGCGAACTATCCCAAGGATATAAAGGCCTTCTACATGCGCCTCAATCAGGATGAAAAAACCGTGCGTGCCATGGATGTGCTTGTACCGCGGCTAGGAGAGATCATTGGAGGCTCGCAGAGGGAGGAGCGACACGATGTGTTGCTGCACAAGATACGTGCTATGGGGCTCGATGAGGCATCGTATTGGTGGTACCTAGATCTAAGAAAATTCGGAACGGTGCCACACTCTGGTTTCGGATTGGGTTTTGAACGACTCCTAATGTACATCACCGGGATGCAGAATGTCCGTGATGTAATTCCGTTCCCACGTTATCCAGGATTTGCGAAGTTTTAA
- a CDS encoding YifB family Mg chelatase-like AAA ATPase, translating to MFASAHSSCIVGLDAVPVEVEVHVRDGAPPRFTILGLGGAAVRESRERILTALEHAGFNPPGIILVNLAPAEIKKESAAFDLPIALALARAFGALPQGALENVAIVGELSLTGEVKRSPGVTAHALAAVQSGISCIIVPEENSGEAAVVGGIKVIGVRSLAQAIRILKGDEEPCYKVRAPFEAQVAVKTLDDVLGQGAAKRALAIAAAGNHNLLMIGPPGCGKSMLAERLSSLLPPLNPNELLEVLRIHSIAGQATAPVLSGLRPFRSPHYIISDAGLIGGGGMPRPGEVSLAHRGVLFLDEFPEFKRSTVEAMRSPLETGWVQVARAKASINYPARFQLIAAMNPCPCGRFGTKAGGCRCSHRAIRDYLAKLSQPILDRIDLHVELEAVDVDDLVWTDARQMRSQAIAPAAVFAARDRQIARNGVLNSEVHDATLRTQTRITQGARALLGEAMKRLGMSARGYTRVLRVAITIADLIEQDELNEEIVAEAVSYRSLDRLSNIIHEGGAFVRSHDQPVGRSQEPVRGLR from the coding sequence ATGTTCGCTAGTGCACATTCAAGTTGTATCGTAGGTCTAGACGCCGTTCCGGTTGAGGTGGAGGTTCACGTTAGAGATGGGGCTCCTCCCAGATTCACTATCCTTGGGCTTGGAGGGGCGGCTGTGAGGGAATCCCGAGAGCGTATCCTTACGGCGCTTGAACACGCCGGCTTCAATCCCCCCGGAATTATTCTGGTAAACCTCGCCCCAGCAGAGATTAAGAAGGAGAGCGCGGCGTTCGATCTTCCAATTGCATTGGCGTTGGCGAGGGCGTTCGGAGCCCTTCCACAAGGGGCTTTAGAAAATGTTGCTATAGTTGGGGAGCTCTCCCTTACTGGAGAGGTCAAGAGGAGTCCGGGTGTAACGGCGCACGCGCTTGCGGCGGTTCAGTCGGGAATTTCTTGTATTATTGTGCCTGAAGAAAATAGTGGAGAGGCGGCGGTTGTAGGTGGGATTAAGGTTATTGGGGTACGATCTCTGGCGCAGGCAATCCGAATCCTTAAGGGGGATGAAGAGCCATGCTATAAGGTGCGTGCGCCCTTTGAGGCTCAGGTTGCAGTAAAAACCCTAGATGATGTGCTTGGGCAGGGCGCGGCGAAACGAGCTCTGGCGATCGCGGCAGCGGGAAACCACAACCTCCTTATGATTGGACCCCCAGGGTGTGGCAAGAGTATGTTGGCCGAGCGACTCTCGTCGCTTCTCCCGCCCCTGAATCCGAACGAGCTGCTGGAGGTGCTTAGAATTCATAGCATCGCTGGACAGGCCACGGCGCCGGTGCTCTCTGGCCTGCGCCCCTTTCGCTCGCCACACTATATTATAAGCGATGCGGGCTTGATCGGTGGGGGAGGTATGCCACGGCCTGGGGAGGTTAGCTTGGCGCACCGTGGAGTGCTCTTCCTAGATGAGTTTCCTGAGTTTAAGCGTAGCACGGTTGAGGCGATGCGTTCCCCTCTTGAAACGGGGTGGGTCCAGGTGGCGCGCGCCAAAGCGTCTATTAATTATCCAGCCCGATTTCAGCTAATAGCCGCGATGAATCCCTGTCCATGCGGACGGTTCGGTACAAAGGCTGGGGGGTGCCGGTGCTCGCATCGCGCTATCCGGGATTATTTAGCTAAGCTATCGCAGCCCATTTTGGACCGAATTGATCTGCACGTAGAGCTTGAAGCGGTTGATGTTGACGATCTTGTCTGGACAGATGCGAGACAGATGCGCAGCCAAGCGATCGCACCAGCAGCGGTATTTGCTGCTCGCGATAGGCAGATAGCACGCAATGGGGTCCTTAACAGCGAGGTGCACGATGCGACGCTGCGTACGCAGACAAGGATAACTCAAGGGGCACGAGCGCTCCTAGGTGAGGCGATGAAGCGTTTGGGAATGAGTGCACGTGGTTACACCCGCGTGTTGCGGGTTGCTATTACCATAGCAGATCTGATCGAGCAGGATGAGTTAAATGAGGAGATAGTGGCTGAGGCGGTCTCTTATCGCTCCCTAGATAGACTGAGCAATATCATTCATGAGGGTGGCGCATTTGTGCGCTCGCATGATCAGCCGGTCGGACGTTCACAAGAGCCGGTCCGAGGGTTACGGTAG
- a CDS encoding AMIN domain-containing protein — translation MKLFSDLFKRTSSFVRTTAAVLLCTIAPLSFIVLINSAQAERQLTGATTLSSKDRVSIILDRERADDGTYVVLKVVLPKDVKIDAFMLPSPPRIVLDLDGASVRKSETFLAPTNGIVKQVRLGSHPGKLRIVVDLLRAEAPKYDWKAGKRQVILRMLEEAAESVPAPIAPLVQALSQIEQSEALPAKDSGALDSLAVLPQLPAGADVASAPSETLGLTEQIATIETPASDKKVSELTAPKQDEVVLEKEVLPEPIKEQALDLGGAKPVVDSKAAASNLAAIEKNAAAPQAPAAAIKIIGYRFEYMEPNKTPVLKISLNSDKAKAQISKVDGMTYKIVIPTSKLANEDLVLPQFPPADFVGFIMVVTEEVSDSVEITVSVEEGTSITTLVRGDEIWVQPPGV, via the coding sequence ATGAAATTATTCAGCGATTTATTTAAGAGAACAAGCTCTTTTGTACGAACCACCGCAGCTGTGCTGCTCTGCACAATTGCGCCCCTAAGTTTTATTGTACTTATCAACTCCGCTCAGGCTGAGCGCCAACTTACAGGTGCAACAACCCTCTCCTCCAAAGATCGTGTCAGCATTATCCTCGATCGCGAACGGGCCGATGATGGTACCTACGTCGTTCTTAAGGTCGTACTTCCCAAGGATGTTAAGATAGATGCCTTTATGCTCCCTAGCCCGCCCAGGATCGTGCTCGATCTGGATGGTGCTAGCGTAAGAAAAAGCGAGACATTTTTGGCCCCTACTAACGGGATCGTTAAGCAGGTACGACTCGGATCGCACCCGGGCAAGTTACGAATAGTAGTCGATCTACTGCGGGCCGAGGCTCCAAAGTATGACTGGAAGGCAGGCAAGCGTCAGGTGATCCTGCGCATGCTAGAGGAGGCAGCTGAGTCAGTGCCTGCTCCTATTGCACCATTAGTTCAAGCCTTATCTCAAATCGAACAATCTGAGGCCCTACCCGCCAAAGACTCCGGAGCTCTAGATAGCTTAGCAGTTTTACCGCAACTCCCTGCGGGGGCTGATGTCGCTAGCGCTCCATCAGAAACACTTGGTTTAACCGAGCAGATAGCTACTATTGAGACGCCTGCGTCAGATAAAAAAGTCTCTGAACTAACTGCTCCAAAACAGGATGAGGTCGTACTTGAAAAAGAGGTGCTACCTGAGCCAATTAAGGAGCAAGCTCTGGATCTAGGCGGCGCGAAGCCTGTGGTAGATAGTAAAGCTGCCGCTTCTAACCTTGCTGCAATAGAGAAAAACGCCGCTGCTCCGCAAGCTCCAGCTGCAGCCATAAAGATAATCGGCTACCGCTTCGAGTACATGGAGCCGAACAAAACCCCGGTACTTAAGATCTCCCTTAATTCAGACAAGGCCAAAGCACAGATCAGTAAGGTCGATGGCATGACCTATAAGATAGTTATTCCAACCAGCAAGCTTGCCAACGAGGATCTAGTTTTGCCGCAATTTCCACCCGCAGATTTTGTCGGGTTTATTATGGTTGTAACTGAGGAGGTGTCGGACTCGGTTGAAATTACCGTTAGCGTTGAGGAGGGCACCTCAATTACAACCCTTGTACGGGGTGATGAAATCTGGGTGCAGCCCCCCGGCGTATAG
- a CDS encoding carbon-nitrogen family hydrolase gives MKIALIQTDIAWNDPAKNVGACTELAIQAVSQGAELLIFPEMFTCGFSLPEGELAQASAASGRSFLLSTAKEHAVFTVGSLPEVSAEGALFNTAYLYRPDGSFESYRKMHLFSYGDESPRYSPGDQTLSVEIGNLRCSIFICYDLRFPVPFHQLASKTDLYIVVANWPAARREHWLTLLKARAIENQAFVAGVNRVGEGNGLQYSGDSVLFAPDGSALTELSSAQSAIVHELDLNQLLSLRERFPVLRDRRSDLYEKLS, from the coding sequence ATGAAGATTGCACTGATCCAAACTGATATCGCCTGGAATGATCCTGCTAAGAATGTAGGGGCATGTACTGAACTAGCAATTCAAGCGGTCAGTCAAGGGGCGGAGCTCCTCATCTTTCCAGAGATGTTTACCTGTGGGTTCTCACTTCCAGAGGGCGAACTGGCTCAGGCTAGCGCCGCAAGCGGCCGCTCCTTTCTACTCTCAACTGCTAAAGAACATGCTGTCTTTACGGTCGGCTCACTTCCAGAGGTTAGCGCAGAGGGCGCGCTTTTCAACACCGCTTATCTCTATCGACCAGATGGTTCGTTTGAAAGCTACCGCAAGATGCACCTCTTCTCCTACGGAGATGAAAGCCCCAGATACTCCCCCGGAGATCAAACCCTTTCGGTAGAGATCGGTAACCTACGTTGCTCAATCTTTATCTGCTACGATCTGCGCTTCCCCGTTCCATTCCACCAACTCGCCTCAAAAACTGACCTATATATCGTTGTGGCTAATTGGCCCGCAGCGCGGCGCGAACATTGGCTTACGCTCCTAAAGGCGCGCGCCATCGAAAATCAAGCATTCGTTGCCGGCGTTAATCGTGTTGGTGAGGGTAATGGACTTCAGTATAGCGGTGATTCGGTGCTCTTTGCTCCCGATGGTAGCGCTCTTACAGAGCTCTCCTCAGCTCAATCCGCAATCGTACACGAGCTAGATCTAAATCAGCTCTTATCGTTGAGAGAGAGATTTCCTGTGCTCCGAGATCGACGTTCAGATCTATATGAAAAGTTGTCGTAA
- a CDS encoding SpoVR family protein produces MSFNVEELAEWDEKIKALVERFGLRCYPQEFEICDHNEMLGYMAYTGMPSHYPHWSYGKSYERQKTMYDYGVSGLPYEMVINSNPCLAYLMRDNTLLLQVLTIAHVYGHNDFFANNFTFTSGTEAHHVLETFKNQARRISGYMEDPSIGVEQVEAVLDHAHAVCYQRSRNLAIQQLSEEEQRTAAWERAQRTPDPWREIHTPQQYIAPDLSKTPIEPQENLLQFIAKYNPYLSEWKKDILQIVDNQTRYFMPQMETKIMNEGWASYWHHKLLNELKLPQGMHLEFLVRHNQVLRPHPGGLNPYHLGFVLWHEIERRWNAGETGREWDDSAPPVKTEGQDENDTPGRRKIFEVREADRDQSFLRRFLTRDIMEELNLFQHERRGKERIVTKVADEGSWKDMRETLIKSVGTGSIPCIKVEDADFGKNRILYLKHYHDSRDLQLEYAEQTLRHVAKLWEKDVVLETSINGKGSLLKLVGESLKIERI; encoded by the coding sequence ATGTCATTTAACGTAGAAGAGCTTGCAGAGTGGGATGAGAAAATTAAGGCGCTTGTAGAGCGTTTTGGGCTGCGTTGCTATCCGCAGGAGTTCGAGATCTGCGATCACAATGAGATGCTTGGATACATGGCGTATACCGGCATGCCGTCGCACTATCCACATTGGTCGTACGGTAAATCTTACGAGCGACAAAAGACCATGTATGACTACGGAGTGTCGGGTCTTCCCTACGAGATGGTGATCAACTCTAATCCCTGTCTAGCGTATCTGATGCGGGATAATACCTTACTGCTGCAGGTTCTCACTATTGCGCACGTCTATGGGCATAACGATTTTTTCGCCAATAACTTTACATTTACATCCGGCACAGAGGCGCACCACGTGCTTGAGACCTTTAAGAATCAGGCCAGGCGCATTAGCGGCTATATGGAGGATCCCTCAATTGGAGTTGAGCAGGTTGAGGCTGTTCTCGATCATGCGCATGCTGTTTGCTATCAACGATCGCGTAATCTTGCAATTCAGCAGCTTTCAGAGGAGGAGCAGCGCACGGCGGCCTGGGAGCGTGCGCAGCGCACCCCCGATCCTTGGCGAGAGATTCATACACCACAACAGTATATCGCGCCGGATCTTTCCAAAACTCCGATAGAACCCCAGGAGAATTTACTGCAGTTTATCGCTAAGTATAATCCCTACCTGAGTGAGTGGAAGAAAGACATCCTTCAGATTGTAGATAATCAGACCCGCTACTTCATGCCCCAGATGGAGACAAAGATCATGAATGAGGGCTGGGCCAGCTATTGGCATCATAAGCTCTTAAACGAACTTAAGTTGCCGCAGGGTATGCATCTTGAGTTTCTTGTGCGCCATAATCAGGTGCTACGCCCACATCCTGGCGGGCTCAATCCATACCATTTAGGGTTTGTACTGTGGCATGAAATTGAGCGGCGCTGGAATGCAGGGGAAACCGGGCGCGAGTGGGATGATAGCGCGCCTCCCGTAAAAACAGAGGGCCAGGATGAGAACGATACCCCAGGCAGACGAAAGATCTTTGAGGTTCGTGAGGCGGATCGTGATCAATCCTTCCTCAGGCGCTTTCTTACACGCGATATTATGGAGGAGCTTAACCTCTTTCAGCATGAGCGCCGTGGCAAGGAGCGGATCGTAACGAAGGTTGCTGATGAGGGGAGTTGGAAGGATATGCGCGAGACCCTTATTAAGAGTGTGGGCACCGGATCTATTCCATGTATTAAGGTGGAGGATGCAGATTTCGGTAAGAACAGAATCCTGTACCTTAAGCACTACCACGACAGTCGAGATCTACAACTAGAGTACGCGGAGCAAACCCTGCGGCATGTGGCCAAGTTATGGGAGAAGGACGTCGTGCTTGAAACAAGTATTAACGGCAAAGGATCACTCCTTAAGCTCGTTGGCGAGTCGCTAAAGATTGAGCGGATATAG